The Armatimonadota bacterium genome includes a window with the following:
- a CDS encoding AI-2E family transporter, which produces MRASRLAAAAVVLAFVVVLLWLVSRVLTPFLIAMAVAAVLDPALQRLQRRGLPRSYGVLIVYVVFFTLMGSLLFWLLPIIVAEGEALARQWPAYIDQARKLWVSISSHDLVERLRLPIPRTAAELSATLEEVAKTEGPKMLRRLLGGLSGTIGFLLNVIVMLIATFYMLNDWPKMKQRAIHVVPPQYREGVAEVMEKVGTVFLGYLRGLIVLCCTYGVTVTCVLLLLDQIPGIEASYPFLLGMLAALLYAVPYIGTLLLTLTVALVTLMAPGGNLVSAVVVTAVVLGLNLTLFDTVLTPRILGRFTGLNPLAALFAILAGSELFGLVGFILGVPVAASLYIIASALYPPLSERLPSTASVPPRQETAAG; this is translated from the coding sequence TGGTGCTGGCCTTCGTCGTCGTGCTGCTGTGGCTGGTGAGCCGCGTCCTCACTCCGTTCCTGATCGCCATGGCGGTGGCGGCGGTGCTGGATCCCGCCCTGCAGCGGCTGCAGCGGCGCGGTCTGCCCCGCAGCTACGGGGTGCTGATCGTCTACGTGGTGTTTTTCACGTTGATGGGGTCGCTTCTGTTCTGGCTCCTCCCCATCATCGTGGCAGAAGGCGAGGCGCTGGCCCGGCAGTGGCCTGCGTATATAGACCAGGCCCGCAAGCTCTGGGTCTCCATTTCGAGCCACGACCTGGTGGAGCGACTGCGCCTGCCCATCCCGCGAACGGCGGCAGAGCTGAGCGCGACACTGGAAGAGGTGGCGAAGACGGAGGGGCCGAAAATGCTTCGAAGGCTGCTTGGCGGGCTCTCCGGGACGATCGGGTTCTTGCTGAACGTCATCGTGATGCTGATCGCCACATTCTACATGCTGAACGACTGGCCGAAAATGAAGCAGCGAGCGATCCATGTGGTGCCTCCGCAGTATCGGGAAGGAGTGGCGGAGGTGATGGAGAAGGTCGGAACGGTCTTCCTGGGGTATTTGCGCGGGCTCATAGTCCTGTGTTGCACTTACGGTGTGACCGTCACCTGCGTTCTGCTGCTTCTGGACCAGATCCCGGGCATAGAGGCAAGCTATCCGTTCTTGCTTGGGATGCTGGCGGCGCTGCTTTACGCCGTGCCTTATATTGGAACACTGCTTCTGACGCTGACAGTGGCGCTGGTTACGCTGATGGCGCCCGGTGGAAACCTGGTGAGCGCGGTGGTGGTGACGGCGGTGGTCTTGGGTTTGAACCTTACGCTGTTCGACACCGTGCTGACGCCCCGTATTCTGGGCCGGTTCACAGGGCTGAACCCCCTGGCGGCGCTGTTTGCCATCCTGGCGGGCAGTGAACTGTTCGGGCTGGTAGGCTTCATCCTGGGAGTGCCTGTGGCGGCCAGCCTGTATATCATCGCATCGGCGCTGTATCCGCCTCTTTCTGAGCGTCTGCCGTCCACTGCATCGGTTCCACCCCGTCAGGAAACAGCGGCCGGCTGA